CTCGCCGGCACCGTTACGACGCGCAGTGGCCGCGAGTACGGCGGTCGCATCGTGTTCGATCTGGACGAAAGTGAGGTCACGGAGACGCTCGATGCGCCATTGCAGGGCGTCGACTACACGCTGCCGTTCGCGCTGGTGCAATCGATCGTGCTGACCGGCGGTGGAGATCGCACCAGCGGTCTCGTCGATGTGTTCCTGCGCAGCGGTGAGCGGCTTCAGCTCGAGCGCGCGGGTGACCTGGGCAGGTACAACGGCGGGCTGTTGATTTTCACCGGCGCCGGTGAGCAGGCGGAATACGTGCCATGGCGTGATGTTGTGCTGATCGATTTCGAGGCGCTGCCGGTGCAATGACTCGTTCCTCCGGGGTAACGGGTTCATGTTGAGCGGGCGATGGCGGCCGCATTGCCCCTCCGGTCAAGAGAATGCTATGCATAGCATTCACCGGTCGGGCATTGGGGGCGTGCCCCGGCGGAAGATACTTTCCACTCTCTCCGGTCTGCCGGGGGGGCTGCGCCGCTCACTGACATGGCAGATCTGCATCTGCTCGATCCGCCTGCTGCGTCGCGGAGCGACTCGAACCGCCGCACCGTCGCTACTGGCACGGTTCTCGAACCACAGCTGTCGCTGTGATCAGAAACCAGATCGTCGACCCTTGCAGGGCCCGCCGAGAGTCCGTTCGTGGTCTCCTGGCCGTGCTTGCGTTCCTGCTGCTCGCCGTCGCGCCGGCGCATGGGCAGGACGACAGGGTGACCGTCCGCCTCGACGGCCGGTCGGTTTTTCGCGTCGGCCCGGCTGACACCAGCACGGCCGCGCAGCGTGCAGCCCGCATCGAGCGTCGGCTCGGGAATCTCCTCGAGAATCCGCGCGCTCTGCCCACACCGCGGGTCGAGGCCGGTGCTGGTGGCCGGGAGCGTGTCGTCACCGTCGCCGGCGTGCCGGTGGTGTCGGTCACGCGGGCCGATGCCGAGGACAACCTGACCACGGTGGACGCCCTCGCCGTGCAATGGTCACGCGTCCTGGACACCGAGCTCCAGCGCGCCGGCGCGCGTCGGCTCTCCCCCTGGGGCCGATTCGGTGCGGAGGTGCGGGCCTCCATCCGCGCGGCGTTCTCGCGGCTCGTGGAATCCGCCATCCGCATCGTGCCGCGCGCCCTGGCGGCCCTCCTCGTGCTCGGCCTCTTCTGGCTGCTCGCGGCTGGCGTCCGCCGCCTCCTCCGCGCGGTCTTCGCGCGTTTCATCGAGGACCGAACGGTGGAGAGTCTGGTCAAGCAGGGCACGTTCTACGCGGTCTGGACACTCGGTCTTCTGGTCGCTATCGATGCGCTCGGCTTTCAGCCGCAGACCGTTGTGACCGGACTGGGTCTGACCGGACTCGCGCTCGGCTTCGCGCTCAAAGACATCATCTCGAACTTCGTGAGCGGGCTCCTCATCCTCGCGCTCCGCCCCTTCGAGCTCGGCGACCAGATAGTTGTCGGGGAGACGGAAGGCAGTGTCGAGCGGATCGAGCTGCGGGCGACGGCGATCCGTACCTATGATGGACGCCTCGTCCTTGTGCCGAACGCCGAGGTCTTCACCTCGCGCGTCACGAACAACACCGCGTCGCCTGTGCGCCGGGCCGTCGTTCCCCTTTTCCTCGGCTACGACAGCGATCTTCCGCAGGCTGTCGAGGTCGTCCGGCAGGCTACGGTGTCAGCACCCGGCGTGCTGGCCGATCCGCCCGCGGCCGTTCGCGTCGCCGAGCTCGGGCAGGACGATCTGGTGCTGGAGGCACGATTCTGGACGGACTCGCGCCGGTCCGATTTCACGGCCACTCAGGCACTGGTGCGCACCGCAATCGTGGACGCACTCCGCAGTGCGGGAATTGGCCTGCCCGACCCGGACGTGCGCATACTCGTGCCGCGTCCCGCGGTTACAACCCTATCCGAGGAGTGAGTCATGCACGCATTCGTCTGGATCGGTATCGTCCTGCTCGTTCTGTGGGCGATCCTCTGGCTCGGCTTCAAGCTCGTCAGCGGCATCATCCACGTGCTGGTGCTCCTGGCCATCGTGTTCATCATCTGGGGACTCGTGAAAAAGGGCGCGCGCGCCATCGGTAACCGAACGTGATATGAGGCCGGCCGGTCCCCAGTGCGACCTCGCGGCATGACTACACGCCGGGTGCTCATCAACGCCGCTGCCGTCGCGGCTCTCGTCATCGGACTGCTGTTCCTCTGGCATGCGCGGGACGTGCTGCTCCTCGTGTTCGCCGGCACGTTGTCCGGCATCTTCCTGCGCCGGCTTGCGAGGCTCATCAGCGACCACGCGCCCGTGCCGGCACCGGTCGCGCTGGCGCTCGTGCTGCTCGTCCTGACCGGCGCCCTCGTGACCGCTTTCTGGCTGCAGGGCGACAGGATCGCTGCCGAGTCGGCCCGGCTGCGCGAAGAGCTGCCCCGGGCGATGGATCAACTGCGCGCGCAGATTGCCGGCTACGAGCTCGGCGAGGACCTGATGGAAGCGCTCCCGGAGGATCCGGCGGCACTCCTCCCTGACGAGCCGGACGCCGTCTCGCAGGTGACCGGCGTCGTATCGCGAACGTTCAGCGCCCTCGCCAGCGGCGTCGTCATCCTCTTCCTCGGCATCGTGTTCGCGGCCACGCCGGGTATCTATGTGAACGGGATACTGGCGCTCTTCCCGGAGCACCGGGTGCCGCGCATGAGAGAGGTGCTAGCGAAGCTGGACGACACGCTCTGGTGGTGGCTGATCGGCCGGCTCATTGCCATGACCTTCATCGGCGTGGTGACGGGCGTCGGGCTGGCGGTTCTGGGCGTGCCGCTCGCTTTCATCCTCGGGCTGCTCGCCGCACTGCTCTCCTTCATCCCGAACCTCGGGCCCATCCTCTCGGCCCTGCCGGCCGTGCTCCTCGGCCTCGTGCAGGGACCGCAGACCGCCCTCTGGGTCGCCGCGCTCTATGCCGGCGTGCAGGTGGTGGAGAGCTATCTCCTGGATCCGATCATCGACCGCAAGACGATTTACCTGCCGCCTGCCTTTACGATCACGATGCAGCTCATCATGGCGCTGTTCGCCGGTCTCCTCGGTGTGACGCTCGCAACACCGCTCGCGGCGGCCATGGTCGTGCTCGTCACAATGCTCTACGTGCAGGATGTGCTCGGGCGGGATGACATCAGGGTCCGCTCGCATTGAAGCTCAGGCATCACGGTCGAGCATATCAAAATCCGACGCTTGCTCGTAACGTGCCTGACTACCCGCGATCATCCCGCAAACCGCGACGTGCAGGGAGCGGCATTCGTGGAGAGGCTCCCGGATGCCACGCTGTGCGCGCCGGTACCGTCCGCGGGCGTATTCCCGGCGGCGTTATGCCATCACATCGGTGCCGTGTGGGCATGGCTCGTCGCACCCGCTGGTTCGTCCGGGTGGACGCCGCGCGCAGTTCCGCGTAGCTCGAAATCCAACCTTCTTCCCTTCCCCCCGTGTCTCAACCTCAGATCACGCACGAGCATTGAGGGAGGGCGGGATGCACACCGGGCAGTCGGGACCACACCGGACGTACACCGACGATCGGCCGCGTCCCGATCGCGCGCGACGATGCCTCGTTCTGTCCGGCGTGCTCGCGTTGCTGGTGCTGAGCGCAGCCGACGCGCGCGCGCAGGACATTGTCGTCCGCGTCGATCCGCGCGTCGAGCTCTTCAGTGCGATCGCACGCGCTGCCGGCTACCCGGAGTACTCCGTCGGCGCCGTGGAGTCGTACACCGCATCCATCGACAGCGCGCTGGCCGGGTTCGCGGATCATCCGGCGATCCATTTCGCGAAGCGCATGCGCAGCGAACGGGGCATCGCCTACGATGCGGTCATCAGTCTTGCGATCCACGTTACGGACCCGCCCGCACTGCAGGAGCGGCGACCGTTCGTGGACGCAGGGATCGCACTCGACTCGCGGTGGAGACCTGCTGACGCCCGCGTCTTCCTCACACACGTCCGCGACCTCGTGCGCGTGGCCGGACTCGACAGTATGTTCGCGTCGCATGCGGATCTCCAGCGCGCGGCCGCGCACCGGCTCGCGGCGGTGGTCGACGACGGTGTGGACTTCGAGTGGTTCAACCGGTTCTTCGGTGCACGTGCGGACGCGACGTTTCACCTGACGGCCGGACTGCTGAACGGCAGCCAGAACTACGGCCCGCGCTATGAATCGGCCGATGGTACGCTCGAGTTCCATTCGGTGCTCGGCGTCGAGAAGACCGACAGTGCGGGTGTGCCGGTTTTCGAGCCGCAGGCGATCACGAGCCTGGTCGTTCACGAGCTCGGCCACTCGTTCGTCAATCCGCTTCTGGAACAGGACAGCGCCGCGCTGCGACCTGCGGGCGAGGCGATCCTCCGCGTGGTCGAGGAGCGGATGTCCGAGCAGGCGTACGGTCACTGGCAGACGATGTTGAACGAGTCGCTGGTCCGCGCCGTGGGGCTGCGATACGCCCGCGCGCAGGGCAGTGATGCCGCGGCGCTGGAGCGGCAGGCCCGCTGGGAACAGCATCGCGGGTTCGTGTGGATCGAGGCGCTGGACAGTCTGCTCGGCGAGTACGAGGCGCGGCGCGACCGCTACGGCGGACTGGCCGCGTTCGCGCCGAGGCTGCGCGGGTTCTACACTGATCTCGCCGGCAGGATTGATGCGGTTGCCGCCGCGTACGAGGCGCGACGTCCGCGTCTGGTCTCGAGCTCCGTCGCCAACGGCAGTGCGGTCGCGCCCGGTGTCGTGGACCTGCTGCTCGTGTTCGACAGGGACATGCACGAATACTACGGATTCGACTTCGTGCAGCCGGAGGGCCGGTCCGGTTATCCGCAGTTCGCCGGACTGTGCTGGCTCGACAAGCGACGCTTCTTCGCGCGCATGCAGCTCGATCCCGGACGCGCCTACGGCCTGACTACGAACCGCAGCTTCCGGAGCGATGACTGGA
This region of Longimicrobiales bacterium genomic DNA includes:
- a CDS encoding DUF4932 domain-containing protein, which codes for MHTGQSGPHRTYTDDRPRPDRARRCLVLSGVLALLVLSAADARAQDIVVRVDPRVELFSAIARAAGYPEYSVGAVESYTASIDSALAGFADHPAIHFAKRMRSERGIAYDAVISLAIHVTDPPALQERRPFVDAGIALDSRWRPADARVFLTHVRDLVRVAGLDSMFASHADLQRAAAHRLAAVVDDGVDFEWFNRFFGARADATFHLTAGLLNGSQNYGPRYESADGTLEFHSVLGVEKTDSAGVPVFEPQAITSLVVHELGHSFVNPLLEQDSAALRPAGEAILRVVEERMSEQAYGHWQTMLNESLVRAVGLRYARAQGSDAAALERQARWEQHRGFVWIEALDSLLGEYEARRDRYGGLAAFAPRLRGFYTDLAGRIDAVAAAYEARRPRLVSSSVANGSAVAPGVVDLLLVFDRDMHEYYGFDFVQPEGRSGYPQFAGLCWLDKRRFFARMQLDPGRAYGLTTNRSFRSDDWISLAPVVLRFRTTDASDEREPTPAPCPQR
- a CDS encoding mechanosensitive ion channel family protein, which codes for MLAFLLLAVAPAHGQDDRVTVRLDGRSVFRVGPADTSTAAQRAARIERRLGNLLENPRALPTPRVEAGAGGRERVVTVAGVPVVSVTRADAEDNLTTVDALAVQWSRVLDTELQRAGARRLSPWGRFGAEVRASIRAAFSRLVESAIRIVPRALAALLVLGLFWLLAAGVRRLLRAVFARFIEDRTVESLVKQGTFYAVWTLGLLVAIDALGFQPQTVVTGLGLTGLALGFALKDIISNFVSGLLILALRPFELGDQIVVGETEGSVERIELRATAIRTYDGRLVLVPNAEVFTSRVTNNTASPVRRAVVPLFLGYDSDLPQAVEVVRQATVSAPGVLADPPAAVRVAELGQDDLVLEARFWTDSRRSDFTATQALVRTAIVDALRSAGIGLPDPDVRILVPRPAVTTLSEE
- a CDS encoding AI-2E family transporter translates to MTTRRVLINAAAVAALVIGLLFLWHARDVLLLVFAGTLSGIFLRRLARLISDHAPVPAPVALALVLLVLTGALVTAFWLQGDRIAAESARLREELPRAMDQLRAQIAGYELGEDLMEALPEDPAALLPDEPDAVSQVTGVVSRTFSALASGVVILFLGIVFAATPGIYVNGILALFPEHRVPRMREVLAKLDDTLWWWLIGRLIAMTFIGVVTGVGLAVLGVPLAFILGLLAALLSFIPNLGPILSALPAVLLGLVQGPQTALWVAALYAGVQVVESYLLDPIIDRKTIYLPPAFTITMQLIMALFAGLLGVTLATPLAAAMVVLVTMLYVQDVLGRDDIRVRSH